From Desulfobacterales bacterium, one genomic window encodes:
- a CDS encoding NAD(P)H-dependent glycerol-3-phosphate dehydrogenase, which translates to MDAETTRIGVVGAGSWGTALAHLLGGKGYPVNLWAYEPAVKQSIEKSRENQMFLPGISLPEAITPSNDLAAVVSGKQVIVFVVPSHLMREVSGQAAAHIDPAAYVVTASKGIENKTHLTMSGVLKETLPEALAPRISVLSGPSFAAEVAQKMPTVVTAASVEHSAAAYIQNLFSTPYFRVYTNDDLIGVELGGAVKNVIAIASGIVDGLGLGLNTRAALITRGLAEIRRLGIKLGANPHTFAGLAGIGDLLLTCTGSLSRNHTVGQKIGEGKSLDEILAEMNMVAEGVKTSKSVYNLSRKLGVDMPISHSVYAVLYEHLSPADGLYQLMTRDLKDEMLDVR; encoded by the coding sequence ATGGATGCGGAAACCACGCGAATCGGAGTTGTAGGGGCAGGCAGCTGGGGCACCGCGCTTGCCCATCTGCTGGGGGGCAAAGGGTATCCGGTGAATTTGTGGGCCTATGAGCCGGCGGTTAAGCAAAGCATCGAAAAGAGCCGGGAAAATCAGATGTTTTTGCCCGGTATTTCGCTGCCTGAGGCCATTACCCCGTCAAATGATCTGGCGGCCGTGGTTTCCGGCAAACAAGTCATTGTATTTGTGGTGCCCTCCCATTTGATGCGCGAGGTCTCAGGCCAGGCGGCCGCCCATATCGATCCGGCCGCCTATGTCGTCACCGCCTCCAAAGGCATCGAAAACAAAACGCATCTGACCATGAGCGGGGTCTTGAAAGAGACCCTCCCTGAGGCATTGGCCCCCCGCATATCCGTCCTTTCCGGGCCGAGTTTTGCCGCCGAAGTGGCCCAAAAAATGCCTACAGTGGTGACGGCGGCCTCAGTGGAGCACTCGGCTGCCGCCTATATTCAGAATCTTTTTTCCACTCCGTATTTCCGGGTCTATACCAATGATGACCTGATCGGCGTGGAGTTAGGCGGTGCGGTGAAGAATGTGATCGCCATTGCATCCGGAATTGTGGACGGCCTGGGCCTTGGCCTGAATACCCGCGCGGCCCTAATCACCCGGGGGCTTGCCGAAATCCGGCGGCTGGGAATCAAGCTCGGCGCCAATCCCCATACATTTGCCGGGCTTGCCGGCATCGGGGACCTTCTGCTCACCTGCACCGGCAGCCTGAGCCGCAACCACACGGTGGGGCAGAAAATCGGGGAGGGCAAATCCCTGGATGAAATCCTGGCTGAAATGAATATGGTGGCCGAAGGCGTGAAAACCTCCAAATCGGTATATAACCTGTCCCGCAAGCTCGGGGTGGATATGCCGATTTCCCATTCCGTTTACGCCGTCCTGTATGAGCACCTCTCCCCTGCAGACGGCCTCTACCAGTTAATGACCCGTGATTTGAAGGATGAAATGCTGGATGTCCGATAG
- the gyrA gene encoding DNA gyrase subunit A, with product MDSNLPEISLEREMKQSYLDYAMSVIIGRALPDVRDGLKPVHRRILFAMRELKNDWNKPYKKSARIVGDVIGKYHPHGDSAVYDALVRMAQSFTLRYPMVDGQGNFGSIDGDPPAAMRYTEVRMMRLAHQMLEDIDKETVDHQLNYDETLEEPQVLPAKIPSLLLNGSSGIAVGMATNIPPHNLNELSEAIKALIDSPELTCEELIQYLPGPDFPTGGIIYGTQGIYNAYTTGRGKIRIRGRIEIETDKKTKAETLVIREIPYQVNKASLIEKIADLVKNKHLEGIRYVRDESDKDGIRVAVGLKREQIAEVVLNQLYKHTPLESNFGIILLAVVNKRPEMLNLKEILEYFIVHRKEIIIRRTRHDLAKAEARAHVLEGLIIALDNLDEVVSLIRKSASPGEAKTQLMTRFELTDVQAQAILDMRLQRLTGLERDKIKQEHADVLKDIARFKEILSSERIILNLIKDELTEIQDAFGDERRTKIVSETREITLEDMIAEEDMVVTITNSGYIKRNPITLYRQQRRGGKGKTGMGVKDEDFVAHLFVASTHHTFMFFTNQGRVYWCKVYDIPQSGRTSRGKAVVNLLNFKPDEKLTTVLAVPEYEPGYHVMMATRQGMIKKTDIMEFSRPRSGGKLAINLAAGDELIAIRMTDGTRNVFLCSLFGKSIRFHESDVRPTGRIARGVRGMSLVEGDQLVGMEVLTHGQTLFTATENGYGKRTLLDEYPVQRRGGKGVITIKTNERNGKVVTILVVGDEDEVMLMTDIGKIIRMPIKGISVISRNTQGVKLMGMEPNERLVGAARLAESEDEEE from the coding sequence ATGGATTCCAACCTGCCCGAAATCAGTCTCGAACGGGAGATGAAGCAGTCCTATCTGGACTACGCCATGAGTGTCATCATCGGCCGAGCGCTTCCGGACGTACGGGACGGTTTAAAACCCGTGCATCGGCGAATTCTGTTCGCCATGCGCGAATTGAAAAACGACTGGAACAAGCCCTATAAAAAGTCGGCGCGTATCGTCGGTGATGTCATCGGTAAATATCATCCGCACGGCGATTCCGCGGTCTATGATGCGCTGGTCCGGATGGCGCAGAGTTTCACCCTGCGCTACCCCATGGTGGACGGCCAGGGCAATTTCGGCTCGATTGACGGCGACCCCCCGGCGGCCATGCGCTACACCGAAGTCCGGATGATGCGCCTGGCCCATCAGATGCTGGAGGATATTGACAAGGAGACGGTCGATCACCAGTTAAACTACGATGAAACCCTGGAAGAGCCCCAGGTCCTGCCGGCAAAAATCCCCTCGCTCCTTTTAAACGGCTCCTCGGGCATCGCGGTGGGCATGGCTACCAATATCCCGCCCCATAACTTAAATGAGCTCTCCGAGGCCATCAAGGCCCTGATCGATTCGCCCGAGCTGACCTGCGAGGAGCTGATCCAATATCTCCCCGGGCCGGATTTTCCCACCGGCGGGATCATTTACGGCACGCAGGGGATTTATAACGCCTATACCACGGGCCGGGGCAAAATACGGATACGCGGGCGCATCGAGATTGAAACGGATAAAAAGACCAAGGCCGAAACCCTTGTCATCCGGGAAATTCCCTATCAGGTAAACAAGGCCAGTCTGATTGAAAAAATCGCCGACCTGGTCAAGAACAAGCACCTGGAAGGGATCCGATACGTCCGGGATGAATCCGACAAGGACGGCATCCGGGTGGCGGTGGGGCTAAAGCGCGAGCAGATCGCGGAAGTGGTGCTAAACCAGCTCTATAAGCATACCCCGCTGGAGAGCAATTTCGGCATCATCCTGCTGGCGGTGGTGAACAAGCGGCCGGAAATGCTCAACCTGAAAGAGATCCTCGAGTATTTCATTGTGCACCGAAAGGAAATCATAATCCGCCGCACCCGCCATGACCTGGCCAAGGCAGAGGCCCGGGCCCATGTGCTGGAGGGTCTGATCATCGCCCTTGACAACCTGGATGAGGTGGTCTCCCTGATCCGGAAGTCGGCCTCGCCGGGTGAAGCTAAAACCCAGTTGATGACGCGCTTTGAACTGACCGATGTCCAGGCCCAGGCCATACTGGATATGCGCCTGCAGCGGCTGACCGGCCTTGAGCGCGACAAGATCAAGCAGGAGCACGCGGATGTATTAAAAGACATCGCCCGTTTCAAGGAAATCCTCTCCAGTGAGCGCATTATCCTAAACCTGATTAAAGATGAGTTAACCGAAATCCAGGATGCCTTCGGAGATGAGCGCCGCACCAAAATCGTTTCCGAAACCCGGGAGATTACGCTTGAGGACATGATCGCCGAAGAGGACATGGTGGTCACCATCACCAACAGCGGCTACATCAAACGAAATCCGATTACCCTGTACCGCCAGCAGCGCAGAGGCGGAAAAGGCAAGACCGGCATGGGGGTAAAGGATGAGGATTTTGTCGCCCACCTGTTCGTGGCCTCCACGCACCATACTTTTATGTTTTTCACCAATCAGGGCCGGGTCTACTGGTGCAAGGTCTATGATATCCCTCAGAGCGGCCGCACCAGCCGGGGCAAGGCGGTGGTCAACCTCCTGAACTTCAAGCCGGACGAAAAACTGACCACTGTGCTGGCCGTGCCCGAATATGAGCCCGGCTATCATGTGATGATGGCCACCCGGCAGGGCATGATTAAAAAGACCGATATCATGGAATTCTCCCGCCCGCGATCCGGCGGCAAACTTGCCATCAATTTGGCAGCGGGCGATGAGCTGATCGCCATCCGCATGACCGACGGCACCCGAAATGTTTTTCTGTGCTCGCTTTTCGGAAAGTCCATTCGCTTCCATGAGTCGGATGTACGGCCCACGGGCCGGATAGCCCGGGGCGTTAGGGGCATGAGCCTGGTGGAAGGCGATCAATTGGTCGGCATGGAGGTGCTGACCCATGGCCAGACGCTTTTTACAGCAACAGAAAACGGGTACGGCAAACGTACCCTGCTGGATGAATATCCGGTCCAGCGCCGGGGCGGTAAAGGGGTGATCACCATCAAGACCAATGAGCGTAACGGCAAAGTGGTCACCATCCTGGTGGTAGGTGATGAGGATGAGGTGATGCTCATGACCGATATCGGAAAGATCATCCGCATGCCGATCAAGGGGATATCCGTGATCAGCCGGAACACTCAGGGCGTGAAACTGATGGGCATGGAGCCCAACGAGCGGCTGGTCGGCGCGGCGCGGCTGGCTGAAAGCGAAGACGAAGAAGAGTAA
- a CDS encoding acetyl-CoA C-acetyltransferase codes for MQEVVIVSGARTPVGAFGGSLKDITAVELGSLVIREAVKRAGLRPVVSDAMKAAAPDKLKDQGPIELETQADQWDSSATPVVVDEVIMGNVLTGGQGQNPGRQAMIRAGMPKETPGFTINKVCSSGLKAITLAAQSIMLGEADVIVAGGQESMSTAPMALPKARWGHRMEVTGKGEVTDLMVYDGLYEIFYGYHMGLTAENIIEKYGIPRKEQDELSVLSHNRAREAIQSGHFNEEIVPVTIKTRKGDVVVDTDERPMETDMEKMENLKPVFKKDGSVTAGNASGINDGGAAVVLMSAEKAKELGLTPMAKIRAFAGGGVDPAYMGLGPIPAIRKVLKKTGANLKDIGAIELNEAFAAQAIACMRELELPYEQPNPVGSGISLGHPIGCTGARQTVTCLYHMKRNQLASGLISMCIGGGMGMAMMVEA; via the coding sequence ATGCAAGAGGTGGTGATCGTAAGCGGTGCCAGAACCCCGGTCGGCGCTTTTGGGGGCTCATTAAAAGATATAACCGCGGTGGAGTTAGGCTCCCTTGTTATCCGTGAAGCCGTGAAGCGGGCGGGCCTCCGTCCGGTGGTAAGCGATGCCATGAAAGCGGCCGCTCCGGATAAACTAAAGGATCAGGGGCCGATCGAGCTTGAAACCCAGGCGGATCAGTGGGACAGCAGCGCCACTCCGGTGGTGGTGGATGAGGTGATCATGGGCAACGTGTTAACTGGCGGCCAAGGCCAGAATCCGGGCCGGCAGGCCATGATCCGGGCGGGAATGCCCAAGGAGACCCCGGGCTTTACGATTAACAAGGTCTGTTCCTCCGGGCTTAAAGCCATTACTTTGGCCGCCCAGTCCATCATGCTGGGCGAGGCCGACGTGATCGTGGCCGGCGGCCAGGAAAGCATGAGCACCGCGCCCATGGCGCTTCCCAAGGCCCGCTGGGGCCATCGCATGGAAGTGACCGGCAAGGGCGAGGTCACCGACCTCATGGTCTATGACGGTCTGTATGAGATTTTTTACGGCTATCACATGGGCCTGACCGCGGAGAATATTATTGAAAAATACGGCATCCCCCGAAAAGAGCAGGATGAGCTATCCGTGCTGAGTCACAACCGGGCCCGGGAAGCCATTCAGTCGGGCCATTTTAATGAAGAGATCGTGCCGGTAACCATTAAGACCCGAAAAGGGGATGTGGTGGTGGATACGGACGAGCGCCCCATGGAAACCGACATGGAAAAGATGGAAAATCTCAAACCGGTTTTCAAGAAAGACGGCAGCGTGACGGCCGGAAACGCCTCGGGCATCAATGACGGAGGCGCCGCGGTGGTGCTGATGAGCGCAGAGAAGGCCAAGGAGCTGGGGTTGACACCCATGGCCAAAATCAGGGCATTTGCCGGCGGGGGCGTGGATCCGGCATATATGGGGCTTGGGCCGATCCCGGCCATCCGCAAGGTGTTGAAGAAGACCGGCGCAAATCTTAAAGATATCGGCGCCATCGAGCTAAATGAAGCCTTTGCCGCCCAGGCCATCGCCTGCATGCGGGAGCTGGAGCTTCCCTATGAACAGCCCAATCCGGTGGGCTCCGGGATTTCCCTGGGACACCCCATCGGCTGCACGGGCGCCCGGCAGACCGTGACCTGTCTGTATCATATGAAGCGAAACCAGCTGGCCTCCGGCCTGATCTCCATGTGCATCGGCGGCGGTATGGGCATGGCCATGATGGTTGAGGCCTAA
- a CDS encoding NRDE family protein, protein MCLIAIAIARHPDYPLIIAANRDEFYSRPTAPLDYWEDKPHILAGRDLQSLGTWLGITTSGRIGAITNYRHPDALHRKSKGPSRGDLVREYLAGSDPPQSYIEAIRPSKDQYSGFNLIVGETTDLWWYSNVSDEIRKLTPGIHGISNHLLNTPWPKVEKIKSALAGIIAENRPIDPERLFKLLSDQEQPPDRELPDTGIGLEWERILSPVFITSEIYGTRSSSVIFIDRSGHATFYERRFTPQGGAIVTEETRRFAFNIENPEK, encoded by the coding sequence ATGTGCCTGATTGCTATCGCCATTGCCCGCCATCCGGACTATCCGCTGATTATCGCCGCCAACCGGGACGAATTCTACAGCCGTCCCACCGCCCCCCTGGATTATTGGGAAGACAAGCCGCATATTCTGGCCGGCCGGGATCTACAAAGCCTGGGCACCTGGCTGGGCATCACCACATCCGGAAGGATCGGCGCCATCACCAACTACCGCCACCCGGATGCCCTGCACCGGAAAAGCAAGGGGCCTTCCCGGGGGGATTTGGTCCGGGAATATTTAGCGGGCTCAGATCCGCCGCAGAGCTATATTGAAGCCATCCGGCCGTCAAAAGACCAATATAGCGGCTTTAACCTGATTGTGGGCGAGACGACCGATCTGTGGTGGTATTCCAATGTATCCGATGAGATCAGAAAATTAACGCCCGGCATTCACGGCATCAGCAACCACCTCTTAAACACCCCCTGGCCCAAGGTGGAAAAAATCAAATCCGCGCTGGCCGGTATCATCGCCGAAAACCGGCCCATAGACCCGGAGCGCCTTTTCAAATTGCTCTCTGATCAGGAACAGCCGCCGGACCGCGAGCTTCCGGATACCGGCATCGGCCTGGAATGGGAACGGATCCTCTCGCCTGTTTTCATTACCAGCGAAATTTACGGCACCCGGTCCTCTTCGGTGATTTTTATTGACCGCTCCGGCCATGCCACTTTTTATGAAAGACGCTTTACCCCCCAAGGCGGCGCCATTGTGACCGAAGAAACCCGGCGGTTTGCATTTAATATCGAAAATCCGGAAAAATAA
- a CDS encoding AMP-binding protein, with amino-acid sequence MTEPQFWKKSWDPGLNDLDHSSWEISYVDAIRPTLEKYADTPAMSFMEIEISFRDLDRYSNRFAHMLMANGLKKGDVVGINLPNIPEYVIAWLGTLKAGCAVSGVSPLLSADELKHQLSDAKAKALVTLDAIFAARVTQVASDLPSLQVIAVTSVGGFLPFYKRFLGQLLGKIPKGKISPIDTKTILPFKSILTSREYSEKDPNVSVTPNDIAYIQYTGGTTGPPKGAMLSHRNVMADVLIIQTWLKWEEGQGLALSGFPFFHIAGLFFNINCVYLGWTQVLIPDPRNTDHICKQIEKYRPTALANVPSLYYLLIQNPKFKELDHSNLEAAVSAAAPFPEESQRQLEKIIGEGKLVEAYGMTETSPLSIVNPYKGKKKLGHIGLPLLNTDVKLVDPASGEPMEIGQPGEICVKGPQVMVGYLNNPEETEKAIDADGYMHTGDVGIFDEEGYVRIVDRTKDMINVSGFKVFSKKVEEIMAAHPAIDMIATIGVLNPENPGSEIVKAYVTLSPDYSDDGDPEKLKTDIINFAKEKLAPYEVPKTIEIRDELPLTAVGKIDKKELRKEK; translated from the coding sequence ATGACAGAGCCTCAGTTTTGGAAAAAATCCTGGGACCCCGGCCTCAATGATCTGGATCATAGTTCCTGGGAAATTTCTTACGTGGATGCCATCCGCCCGACGCTTGAAAAATATGCGGATACACCCGCCATGAGCTTCATGGAAATTGAAATCTCTTTTCGGGATCTGGACCGCTACTCCAACCGCTTTGCCCATATGCTGATGGCAAACGGGCTGAAAAAAGGGGACGTGGTCGGCATCAACCTGCCCAACATTCCGGAGTACGTGATCGCCTGGCTTGGCACTTTAAAAGCCGGCTGTGCGGTCTCCGGGGTCTCTCCCCTGCTCTCGGCCGATGAACTCAAACACCAGCTCTCAGACGCCAAAGCCAAAGCCCTGGTGACCCTGGATGCCATTTTCGCCGCCCGGGTAACGCAAGTCGCTTCGGACCTGCCATCGCTTCAGGTCATCGCTGTTACCAGCGTGGGCGGGTTTCTGCCCTTTTACAAGCGATTTCTGGGCCAGCTACTGGGGAAAATCCCCAAGGGGAAAATCTCGCCGATTGACACCAAAACCATCCTGCCTTTTAAATCGATTTTAACAAGCAGGGAATATTCGGAAAAAGACCCGAATGTCTCCGTCACCCCGAATGACATCGCCTACATCCAGTACACCGGCGGCACCACCGGCCCGCCCAAAGGGGCGATGCTAAGCCATAGAAATGTGATGGCCGATGTGCTCATCATCCAGACCTGGCTGAAGTGGGAGGAGGGTCAGGGGCTTGCCCTGTCCGGCTTTCCGTTCTTTCATATCGCCGGCCTGTTTTTTAACATCAACTGCGTCTATCTGGGCTGGACCCAGGTGCTGATACCAGACCCGAGAAACACCGACCATATCTGCAAGCAGATTGAAAAATATCGGCCCACGGCCCTGGCCAACGTCCCATCGCTCTACTACCTGTTGATTCAAAACCCCAAATTCAAAGAGCTTGATCATTCAAATCTCGAGGCCGCTGTCTCAGCCGCCGCTCCGTTTCCCGAAGAATCCCAGCGGCAACTCGAAAAAATCATCGGCGAGGGAAAACTGGTTGAAGCTTATGGCATGACGGAAACCTCGCCGCTGTCTATCGTTAATCCCTACAAGGGCAAAAAAAAGCTCGGCCACATCGGACTGCCGCTTTTGAATACGGATGTCAAGCTCGTGGATCCGGCCAGCGGCGAGCCGATGGAAATCGGCCAGCCCGGGGAGATCTGCGTCAAAGGCCCGCAGGTGATGGTGGGCTACCTGAACAATCCGGAGGAGACCGAAAAGGCCATTGATGCGGATGGCTACATGCACACCGGCGACGTGGGTATATTTGACGAAGAGGGGTATGTGCGCATTGTGGACCGGACCAAGGACATGATCAATGTCAGCGGGTTCAAGGTTTTCTCCAAAAAAGTGGAGGAAATCATGGCCGCCCATCCCGCCATTGACATGATCGCCACCATCGGGGTTCTCAATCCGGAAAACCCGGGCTCTGAGATCGTCAAGGCCTATGTGACGCTATCCCCGGATTATTCAGATGACGGCGACCCGGAAAAATTAAAAACCGATATCATCAATTTTGCCAAGGAGAAGCTGGCGCCATACGAGGTCCCGAAAACAATTGAAATCCGGGACGAACTGCCGCTGACCGCGGTGGGCAAAATCGACAAGAAAGAGCTTCGCAAAGAAAAATAG